The Seriola aureovittata isolate HTS-2021-v1 ecotype China chromosome 3, ASM2101889v1, whole genome shotgun sequence genome includes a region encoding these proteins:
- the tmem178a gene encoding transmembrane protein 178A codes for MPSNGNSGGNGANSSTGTCSGSGSVHVPAMERARPATVTVSAVSLSLSVLSLLLLVTAISTDHWYETDTRRHKDNCDRHGSDSNDQKNREMPIYHLPLVDTGSGGARQRDVALMKPVHVGSREEELLENWRAILGMGILETECGRPLFSTHSGLWRKCYFKGLDPDIDKLIDRGIADRCTAVKYHFSQPIRLRNIPLNLTRTIQQDEWHLLHLRRITAGFLGMAAAVLLCGSIVASVGFFWEESLTQHVSGLLFLMAGIFCTISLCTYAASVTYDLSRNPPFIYGLPADVDHGYGWSICCAWASLGLTVASGCLGTTFPFLSQAGALRSKTARESSV; via the exons ATGCCCAGTAACGGAAACAGCGGCGGCAACGGAGCGAACAGCAGCACCGGGACCTGCTCCGGTAGCGGCTCGGTTCATGTCCCGGCCATGGAGAGAGCCCGTCCGGCGACGGTGACAGTCTCCGCGGTGAGCCTGTCGCTCAGCGtgctgtccctgctgctgctggtcaccGCCATCTCCACCGACCACTGGTACGAGACCGACACCCGCAGGCACAAGGACAACTGCGACCGACACGGATCCGACTCCAACGATCAAAAGAACCGGGAGATGCCCATTTACCACCTGCCGCTGGTGGACACCGGCAGCGGCGGGGCCCGGCAGCGGGACGTGGCGCTGATGAAGCCCGTGCATGtgggcagcagagaggaggagctgttGGAGAACTGGCGAGCCATCCTGGGGATGGGCATCCTGGAGACCGAGTGCGGCAGGCCGCTGTTCTCCACACACTCCGGCCTGTGGAGGAAGTGCTACTTCAAGGGCCTGGACCCGGACATCGACAAGCTCATCGACCGGG GTATCGCAGATCGCTGCACAGCTGTCAAGTATCACttctctcagccaatcagactgAGGAACATCCCTCTGAACCTGACCAGGACCATCCAACAGGACGAGTGGCACCTGCTgc acttgCGGAGGATCACAGCAGGGTTCCTGGGCATGGCAGCGGCCGTCCTCCTGTGTGGGAGCATCGTGGCGTCCGTCGGGTTCTTCTGGGAGGAGAGTCTGACGCAGCACGTGTCCGGACTGCTGTTCCTCATGGCAG GTATCTTCTGCACCATCTCTCTGTGTACGTACGCAGCCAGCGTGACCTACGACCTCTCCAGGAATCCTCCCTTCATCTATGGTCTGCCAGCTGACGTGGACCACGGGTACGGCTGGTCCATCTGCTGCGCCTGGGCCAGTCTGGGACTGACCGTGGCGTCCGGCTGCCTCGGGACCACCTTCCCCTTCCTGAGCCAGGCCGGAGCTCTGCGATCCAAAACTGCCCGCGAGTCCTCCGTCTGA